The following are encoded together in the Cicer arietinum cultivar CDC Frontier isolate Library 1 chromosome 2, Cicar.CDCFrontier_v2.0, whole genome shotgun sequence genome:
- the LOC101493903 gene encoding uncharacterized protein, translated as MTYPFFMNPNDNPGIALVSTPLNNTNFHTWSCAMLVSLCSKNKPGFVLDTISCPKDTYRLLMVWDQCNTIVMSWITNSLEPDIAQSIMWMDSAADIWHELNDRYHQGDELENFLPLPSCSCTNTCTCNLFPKIWEYRENDYGIRFLKGLNEQYSSVRSYIMLMEHLPTINKVFSMLIQQECKFFSHTEELKTVAAVSNSSRGFGRGSFLGSGRGFDGGGRGFKICTHYNKLVDVCFKKHGYPPNYPQSNSDDSKNCSATSLDIEDALVPNNSNSSSLDNATQVFTLDQLKASLALL; from the exons ATGACATATCCCTTCTTTATGAATCCCAATGATAATCCTGGAATTGCACTTGTGTCTACACCTCTCAACAACACCAACTTCCACACATGGTCTTGTGCGATGCTCGTTTCCCTTTGTTCAAAGAACAAACCTGGTTTTGTTCTTGATACTATCTCTTGTCCTAAAGATACATATCGACTTTTGATGGTATGGGATCAGTGTAATACCATAGTTATGTCTTGGATTACGAACTCGCTCGAACCAGACATTGCTCAAAGTATTATGTGGATGGATTCTGCTGCAGATATATGGCACGAACTGAATGATCGCTATCATCAAGGAgat GAGTTGGAGAATTTTCTCCCCTTACCTTCTTGTTCTTGTACAAATACTTGTACTTGCAATCTCTTTCCAAAGATTTGGGAATACAGAGAAAATGACTATGGCATTCGTTTCCTTAAAGGCTTGAATGAGCAATATTCTTCAGTTCGATCTTATATCATGTTAATGGAGCATCTCCCTACCATTAACAAGGTTTTCTCGATGCTTATACAACAAGAATGTAAATTCTTTAGTCATACTGAAGAACTTAAAACTGTTGCTGCCGTTTCCAACTCTAGCCGTGGATTTGGTCGTGGTTCATTCTTGGGTAGTGGTCGTGGTTTTGATGGCGGCGGTCGGGGTTTCAAAATTTGCACTCACTACAATAAACTAGTGGATGTTTGCTTTAAAAAACATGGTTATCCTCCAAACTACCCGCAATCTAATTCAGATGATTCCAAAAATTGCTCAGCTACTAGCCTTGATATTGAGGACGCCCTTGTTCCCAATAATTCTAATTCTTCAAGTTTGGATAATGCTACTCAAGTTTTCACTTTGGATCAGCTAAAGGCTTCACTTGCTTTACTTTAA